The following nucleotide sequence is from Anolis sagrei isolate rAnoSag1 chromosome 11, rAnoSag1.mat, whole genome shotgun sequence.
CTGCATTTCGTTCAGCCTCTGTTTGTTTGAATATTTATCATTGAGAGACAAAAATAATTTACTTGTTCTGTGCAATGGGGAGCCTTTGGGAGGACGAGAAGCAATCCACGCAAAGGACTTTAAAAAGACCAATGTTGTATTTCACATGCAAAGGAACACGACAGAAAGGACGACGTAGCCAAACTGTATGCATGGTTCTAGCTGGGAAATGTAAAAACTAGAGAAAGGGCACATAGTGTACTCAGAAAGCAAAACGAAAGGATTTGTTACAACGCATAAGGTTATTACACTGTCAAATATTCAAACAACCACTTGTGTGCGAGTGGAAATACACATACGTGTATAAGGTCACATGAGACAGGATGAGGAATGCTTTGGACACTGATCCCGTTGTGACATCGACAGGTACAAGGTCAGCCGTTCTCAAAAACATTCCTCAAAAACAGCTGACCTTGTACCTGTCGATGTCACACTATGTAATGGAATTTGAAATAATGTTCTGTTCCACgtctgaaagtattatttcctgtttaattgtgcagaacTTAAttcgaaagtagttgttctactccaataACTTTGTTTTCGAGGCTGCcataaactaggttgaattgaAAAACTAGTGCAAAGTGTGCTATAACGGGACAATGTCCCTCATGGAGAAacaaaagttttggcagtttaatcaacttttcccatgtttttattacagaaacaattaggaaatggcatttataacccaggaacaaaagctGTGTCACATCATGTTATTGCCAAACTTGCAAATAGGAGAAAGCAGCACTTAACCTTGCGGCTAAAATCCTTAAATTATTAATCTTTATAGTGGTAATACATATGTAATGACTATACCTCACTCCTTTATTCGTGCTCCATTGCCTGCAGGATACAATAATAATTATAGTGTCAACTAGTAAGTGTATCGTATTTGCATTTAACTCCTCTCTTGATTCTCATTAGTTGTTTCAAGTTGCCTAAACTGCCAGTTAGTTATTAAACTTTTCCAAATAATGATTgtactgtttctttttttaaaaaaatccctttatatagaatcatcgagttggaagagacctggtgggccatccactccaacccctgccaagaagcaggaaaatcacattcaaagcacccctgatagatggccatccagcctgtttaaaagcctccaaagaaggaaccgcCACCAGAGAATTTACCTCTCTGCTtttatgataataacaataattatcattattattactatcactaTGCCCACCTAAAAGTCCAAGCCAAGTTCCACTCAATTGCACAATATTGGAAATTccacaggtaaaggttttcccctgacattaagtccagttgtgtccgaccctgggggttggtgctaatctccatttctaagccgaagagctggcattgtccgcagacacctccaaggttatgtggccggcatgactgcatggagcgctgttaaaggtaaaggtaaaggtagtcccctgacattaagtccagtcatgtctgactctggggtgtggtgctcatttccatttctaagccgaagagccagcgttgtccgtagacacctccaaggtcatgtggccggcatgactgcatggagcgccgttaccttcccgccggagcggtacctattgatctactcacatttgcatgttttcgaactgctaggttggcagaagctagggctgacagtagaagcgcacgccgctccccggaatcgaacctgcgacctttcgatcaacaagctcagcagctcagtgctttaacccactgtgccaccgggagcgctgttacctttcccaTAATCAATTGCAAATTCCAGTGCACCATAACATTATTGCAAAGATAAAAATGATGTCACCTCcgtttggaaaatgtgaatctccatgaatataGAGACCACCTGAATACAAACGAGCCCCCTCCAAATCTCCAGAATCTTCCTGAAAACAGAACAAGGGGCACCCAAAATATGAAACGAAAACAAAACGGAGTAGCACACCCCTACTTCCTGTCCCCCCCCTTTGTCtacttcctgcccccccccccccagtaagcGTTGAAACAAGCAAGAATctcattcctttctctgaaaagCTTAGACAGGCCTTCCTTGGAAGGTCAGCGCCGTTTCCAGGAGTTTCCCCCCTACTTCTTCCTGCTTTCCTCCGGGACTGAACTCTGCGGATAATTCTCGGAATGTCATGCAGACGCGGCGGCTTGTAATATGGTCGCGATGAATGGCGTGTTTCCACTGGTGGCGGGCCAGGCCGTATAAAACCAACAGCGATCTCTGGGGCAAGCGAATCTCAACGGAGACCTCTCTGAATGGCACCGATCTCGAGGCCAAAGAAGGGTCGGCTTCCTGCTCTGCGGTGCTTCTAAATTCTTCAAGCGTGTGGTGTTGACGATCCCAGACATCATCGAAGGAACCAGAGTTGTGTGTTTGTTCGTTTTGGAGGAGGAGTAACGGGAGAAGATCGTCCGAGTCGCAAGACATGGAAAGCACGGTCGTGGAAAGCAGGTTTAAGCTAACCAGGCGCTCTCCCCAGAGCCAACAGTCATCCCAATGAGGGTCGATGGAGGATCCCCTCTCGGGGCCATAATCCAAGTTGCACTGCTCAACAGGGGAAAAGTCCTTGAGCACGGAGAGAGCTCGCATCCGGTCCacaatttcctggctgcagctgGGCAGCCCGGTAAAACCTCCCGCTTTCAACTTTTGCTTCTTGAAGTTCACTTTCGGGCCATAGTCCTATGGAAAGAGGAAAGGCACTTTTCACTTGGATTGGTGGAGCAATGATAAAAGAGTTTGTACTCTGACAtcaatcaataacaacaacaacaataataacaataataacaataaggggAAATTACACAGAGTGAGGGCATAGCaatgccaaatggacaaaccataaagtgcaatcagcctgaagcctataaatatctgggcatactacagttggacaatatcaagcatgggcatgtgaaaatgtggtcagcaaagaatatatccaaagagtcagaaaggttttgaagaccaaattaaatggcggaaatacgatcaaggctctcaacacctgggccatcgccgtcattagatacactgctgggattgtgaactggacacaagcagagctggatgatctggatagaaaaacaagaaatatgatgacaatccactcctcatgacacccgcgtagtgatgtcgacagacttgacctgcccagaaaatcaggaggcagagacaGGGCTTCTGCAactgaaacaaacggtagaagaagagaaacatgcactgacagattatgtgaaaggcagtcaagaaccaacattgaaggaagtcaatagtagtaaactgctcaaagtgcaaaagacaaagagggaataccgtaaaaacacaatccagagcagaagagaaaactggcaaaagaaggatctccatggacagtttcaggcaaaaattgagagtcaaattgacaaagaaaaaacatggctgtggctcacaaatgggactctgaaaaaggagacaaaggagggcctgattctggcagcccaagaacaagccattacaaccaaggccatcaaagccagaattgaaaagtcaacgacatatcccaaatgtagactctgtaaggaagcagatggaacaatagatcacatcctgagctgctgcaagaagatcgtgcagacagactacaagcagaggcacaacaccgttgctcagattcattgaaacttgtgccacaaataccatctgcctgtgacaaagaactggtgggatcacaagccggaaagagttacagagaatgaacacggcaaactcctctgggacttctggattctaacagacagagttttggagcataatactcctgacctcacaatcgtgttaaaaaacaaagtatagattgttgatgtgcaatcccaggtgacagcaggattgaagagaaacaacaggaaaagctgacacgatatgaggatttaaagatcgaactgcaaagactctggcacaagccagtcaaggtggttccagtggtgatcggaacactgggtgcagtgcctaaagaccttggcctgcacttaaacacaattggcactgacaaaattaccatctgccacctgcagaaggccaccttactgggatctgcactcattatttgccgatacatcacacagacctagacacgtggtaagtgtccaacgtgtgatccaattcaacagccagcagagtgtctgctgtggactcatcaaataatgagtccacagcagacataatattatttgtgtttcaaataataacaataataataaatgccagTAGCTACTATTACAAGAGGAATGAGGAATTGCAAGAAGAAAGTGgggtatacataaacataaagttaataataataataataataataataataataatgcatatagCTACTATTACAAGAGGAATGAGGAATTGCCAGAAGAAAGTGGAGTATTCataaacatacaaataataatgccAATAGCTACTGTTACAAGAGGATTGAGGAATTGCAAGAGGAAAGTGGGAGATACAATTACCAGAGGAATGAAGAACTGCAAGAGGAAAGTGGGgtatacataaacataacaataataaggtCAATAGCTGCTATTACAGGAGGAATGAGGAATTGCAAGAGGAAAGTGgggtatacataaacataataataataataataataataataataataataataataataataatggaactagGAATTGCAAGAAGAAAGCAAGGTAtacataagcataataataatgcatatagCTACTATTACAAGAGGAATGAGGAATTGCAAGAGGAAAGTGgggtatacatatacataaacataataataatggcaatagcTACTATtagcagaagaatgaggaattgCAAGAGGAAAGCAgggtatacataaacataataataataataataataataataataatgccaatagcaactatagaatcatagaatcaaagagttggaagagacctcatgggccatccagtccaaccccctgccaagaagcaggaatattgcattcaaatcacccctgacaaatggccatccagcctctgcttaaaagcttccaaagaaggagcctccaccacactccggggcagagagttccactgctgaatggctctcacagtcaggaagttcttcctcatgtccagatgcaatctcctctcttgtagtttgacaacTATGACAAGCAAGCTTGGAAAAATTTGAGACTAGGTGGcctttgaagtctcttccaactttgagtCTGATATCATAACAACAATCATCTCTTTGCTCCAGGTGAGTGacatcataattaaaacacataaacattgtaagaaattataaatatacacatattagaatgtatttctataaaagatacatattaaaatgtacttctataaaatgcacattaaaatacagtggacagattaaaacacaggacacgagtttaaaattcaagATGTTATTCGATCTGCTGACAAAACGACAAGAGAGGGAAAACAATGCTACCATTACCAGGTTCTGCAGCAATGCTGTCTCCTTACACAAGATGTCGCAGGCAATTAACCCAATTATTTTACGTTTTACTTTGAAATCAAGTTGCAGACAATGTTCTTGGAGACGATAAACATCTACAGCATCAGGTCCTTGCATGTGCGTCACAGCAAACAACACCTAAGCAAAAAAAATTCCCTTCTGTGCAAAATACTTTTTTTCCTGAGGATGCCATCTATTACACAAGAGATATTATTTCATTAAAGATGGTTGCTTTATTTGGAATGCCTGTAAAGTTGAGTTTTCtataacaccatgtaacaaaattggaaaaatgtcctgttcctggtttgaaagggttatttcttgccgtcctgactttgaaaggagtcgttctgctccagaaactttgtttttctggCCGCCACAAACTAGGTTGTATTGGTTGAGAGCCTATTATGAGTTATGTAGTGAAAAACGATATCGCAAAATGTGCTGTAAGAGGTCTCTCCCGCAAAgacaacatttttgcagttttaataaacttttccccatgtttttatgatagaaccaattaggggaTAATTACATTTATAGCTCAGGAACAAAACCCatgttatatctatataaataaaaatgtaatgttcgtttgtgggattaacagaactcaaaaaccactggatgaattgacatcaaatttgaacacaagacacctaacaacccaatgtatgttcttcactcaaaaaaaatgattttgtcatttgggaattgtagtttctgggatttatagttcacctacaatcaacccTCCCACacaaaccccatgtgggccacagcaacgcatggcaggggacggttagtagtgtaatataattataataatataatacaataataatatagtataataataaatttaattataaaacaatatattataatattataaatactataatatactataataaaatataattataattatacaattataatgttattatactaaatataattataatataattattgcttttcctttattcctttatCCGACTTGTCGTTGATCCATACCTTTGGGCTTcacgcaaatctaccatttgttAAAATATATTATCCTGtgctatttttttccatttctggctgaaTAGCTTAAATTCAGATATTTTGATATtataattctaataatataatataatgtgctATAACAAGATGTCACAAAAAAACAAAGCTTTGCAGCTTAATAAACGTTTTCCCaagtttttatgacagaatcaattaggaaataatgacatttataacccaaatAGGGCAAGACATCCACCAGCGAATGCACATACATGTTTTCATGGATGTTACAATTTTAAAGGATggtccctagatcagtggttctcaaccttcctaatgccatgaccccttaatatggttccttatgttgtggtgacccccaaccatcaatttattttcgttgctacttcacaactataattttgttcctgttaggaatcatcttgtaaatatccaatatgcaggatgtattttcattcgtttggcacaaatactcgatacgcccaaatttgaatactggtggggttgaggggaggattgattttgtcatttgggagttgtagttgctgggatttatagttcacctacaatatcaaagagcattctgaactccaccaatgatggaattgaaccaaacttgggacacagagctcccatgaccaacaacaaattctggaagagtgtggtgggcattgatcttgagtttgggaattgaacttcgtctatatccagagagcactgtagactccaacaatgatggatctggaccaaacttggcatggatactccatatgcccaaatgtgaacactcgtggggttttgggaaaatagaccttgagatttgggagttgtacttgctgggatttatagttcacctacaatcaaggagcgttctgaaccccaataatgatagaattgagccaaacttcccacacaagagaccccccatgaccaacagaaaatactgtgttttctgatggtctttggcaacccctctgacaccccttcgcgacccctccaggggtcccgacccccaggttgagaaacactgccctagatagtgggaaacattcaatgagaAGACCAGACCTGCTTTTTTCGGCCGGA
It contains:
- the ALKBH4 gene encoding alpha-ketoglutarate-dependent dioxygenase alkB homolog 4, whose amino-acid sequence is MEPDADWSGGGRGDGGGGEAARPREACACTRPRSCLACQARRPTTPAPPPKNVNFVYCPTTGLAVGEKPSDFAGWAFPFPGVFLLEDFITAEEEWHMVALMDQNPWKLSQSGRKKQDYGPKVNFKKQKLKAGGFTGLPSCSQEIVDRMRALSVLKDFSPVEQCNLDYGPERGSSIDPHWDDCWLWGERLVSLNLLSTTVLSMSCDSDDLLPLLLLQNEQTHNSGSFDDVWDRQHHTLEEFRSTAEQEADPSLASRSVPFREVSVEIRLPQRSLLVLYGLARHQWKHAIHRDHITSRRVCMTFRELSAEFSPGGKQEEVGGKLLETALTFQGRPV